The DNA segment CTGAACTTCCGGCGAGTAATTTCATCAATCCTTTCTGCCATTTCCGTCGTTAAATAGTTTTTCCAATCTCCAACTTTACCTTTCCTGAAAAAGGCTTCATTTCCAATCGTCAATAAATCATTTCTTCCCCTCGAACTCTTATTCACATCTAAATTACTCAATTTCTCAAAACTACACAACTCCACAATCTTTTCCACCATTCCATGTTTCTCTTCGTCTTCAGAGAAACCACATCCCATAAAATCAGCCATCTTTTCCACATAAAAGCAAGTATCATTCTTCAGTTCTTCATATTTCAAAAACAACACTCTCTCAGGAAACTCCAAACTTGCATTCCAATACCCCAAAACTTGATCCCAAAAAGGCCCACAATTCGAAACTCCATTGCAGAATTTCTCATAAACCTCCTCGAAAGGTATGATCTCAGCATCGCCATGCTTAGATgtgaaaatatattttgaaacAAGAACATCCTTTGGATCCCTGCACAAATAAATGATTTTGCAATCGGAATTCAGAACTGATTTCGGCAAGGAATGGAAAGGAGTATGAGTGGAAAGTAATGGAATTTTGGGGTCTCTTCTTTCCCCAAAAACATAAATGAATTCTACAAAAGGCACGATTTCATGTGGAAGTTTAGAGAGTAAAGGGGAATCTTGATCGGAATCTCCATTGATATACTGTGTTCTTGTTTGAATCGCGAAAGCCAAGGCCTTGAGCCAGGTTGTGCCGGATTTTGGAGCGGTGACGAGAAAAATATCAGTGGGTTGAGGTATGAATTTTTGCTGGAACTGAATTATACCTTTTAGGGCAAAATTGTAGTACCAAAATTGTTGGTATTTGTACAGATTTACTGAAACTTTCCAGCCTGGTTCTTGGGGAAGGTTTGAGATGTTGATTTCTTCATCGTCTCCGGTGGAAATAGGAGCGCCGTTGCTGAGATCGGTTGAAGATGGTTCCATGATCCGGGCTTGGTTGATGTAGACTTCGTTTGAGCAAATTAATGGGCATAGACcatgtttataaattaaaagtttagcaATTTAATATGTAAACGTGGAAGGATGTTGTCTAATAATTAATTGGCAATTTTGATCTACTTGTGTTAAGATATCCAAAAATATCCTAAAATGTCTTTTTCCAAGGTTTATTTTCTAGAAGTTGACCCAAAAATTTGGTGAAAAGGAAATAAACAAATAGTTTTGATCAAGTGAGATACTTAATGGATAAACTTTGAATAAATGTTTGATTAACCTCGTATAATATGTTGAGAAGctttcaatttgtttaaaatgtttCGATAGTTTTTAATTTACTTAAAATATAGTCAATTGATTATTCGGTGTAAAGAAATAAGTTGTATGTAAAAGATATATTGTACACGTTGAGTCAAACGAACAAAATCGGGGTATGAAGTTCTAATATCATAGAATGCATTGTTTTACTCTTGAATACGTAAGAACTtcatttgttgttgttgtttactGTTACAGTTTGCTATTTTCTGTTTAAAAAAACTGCTTTTTCAAAAAATAGAGactctctgctt comes from the Euphorbia lathyris chromosome 5, ddEupLath1.1, whole genome shotgun sequence genome and includes:
- the LOC136231147 gene encoding flavonol sulfotransferase-like, whose protein sequence is MEPSSTDLSNGAPISTGDDEEINISNLPQEPGWKVSVNLYKYQQFWYYNFALKGIIQFQQKFIPQPTDIFLVTAPKSGTTWLKALAFAIQTRTQYINGDSDQDSPLLSKLPHEIVPFVEFIYVFGERRDPKIPLLSTHTPFHSLPKSVLNSDCKIIYLCRDPKDVLVSKYIFTSKHGDAEIIPFEEVYEKFCNGVSNCGPFWDQVLGYWNASLEFPERVLFLKYEELKNDTCFYVEKMADFMGCGFSEDEEKHGMVEKIVELCSFEKLSNLDVNKSSRGRNDLLTIGNEAFFRKGKVGDWKNYLTTEMAERIDEITRRKFSGSGLHF